A genome region from Dehalococcoidia bacterium includes the following:
- a CDS encoding ABC transporter ATP-binding protein yields the protein MTQALQQDAPLMQVEDLAVTFYSPNGTFRAVRDASLEIARGEVVGLVGESGCGKSTVAFAMMGYLPGTAEVEGAVRFEGVDITTLSTSELMELRGNRIAMVYQDPVTSLNPSMRVGPQVEEVLLRHLDIDSDAAWARSVELFESVGLADPDRIGRRYPHELSGGQQQRVVIAMALACDPHLLIMDEPTTGLDVTTEATILDLIVELKDRVNAGILFVSHNLGVIARVADRVAVMYAGEIVEQAPVRELFKNPSHPYTAGLLSCVPQPPGDDGIERQLSSIPGTVFDAQTEQSEECLFAPRCPLAQESCTTQSPPLVDTSANGHPSTGSGDHLSRCFFPGDVTASLWGEALARVEKTQEQDRGPVLNIEGLRKFYGGGRKKYILFGPPVARPVRALVDVDMKVGSGRTIGIVGESGSGKSTAARAIVGLEPKDRGSLELHGEDLEGNVHDRTEDQRSAMRMVFQNPTASLNPKLPVGHAIVRALRKFAGVNKQESTQRAEELMEAVGLDPTFLDRQPTELSGGQQQRVALASAFAANPDLVVADEAVSALDVSVQAQVLNLLEDHQRETGNSYVFITHDLGVVRYISDDILVLYAGHVAEYGPSQAVLSVPSHPYTEALLSAAPVPDPDAEPTHIRLEGSVPTLRGAFTGCFFAGRCPRKIGDICDTTPPPTQNGPGGDNHFINCHIPISELESLQKEASGARAIAG from the coding sequence AAGTCGACCGTGGCATTCGCGATGATGGGCTACCTGCCAGGGACGGCCGAGGTCGAAGGGGCCGTGCGATTCGAGGGTGTCGACATCACGACGCTGTCGACGTCGGAGCTCATGGAGCTGCGGGGCAACCGCATCGCTATGGTGTACCAGGACCCCGTTACCTCGCTCAACCCGTCGATGCGGGTCGGCCCGCAGGTCGAAGAGGTGCTGCTGCGGCACCTGGATATCGACTCCGACGCCGCATGGGCCAGGAGCGTGGAGCTGTTCGAGAGCGTCGGCCTTGCCGACCCGGACCGTATCGGCAGGCGCTACCCGCACGAGCTCAGCGGCGGACAGCAACAGCGAGTTGTCATCGCCATGGCGCTGGCCTGCGACCCACATCTGCTGATAATGGACGAGCCGACGACCGGACTCGATGTGACCACCGAGGCCACCATCCTGGACCTGATCGTCGAGCTGAAGGACCGTGTCAACGCGGGCATCCTGTTCGTCAGCCACAACCTTGGAGTGATCGCGCGGGTCGCCGACCGGGTCGCCGTTATGTATGCCGGCGAGATCGTCGAGCAGGCGCCGGTGCGGGAGCTGTTCAAGAACCCGAGTCACCCCTACACTGCCGGGCTGCTCTCGTGCGTACCACAGCCTCCGGGCGACGACGGAATCGAACGCCAGCTCAGCAGCATCCCCGGAACCGTGTTCGACGCGCAGACTGAGCAATCCGAAGAGTGCCTGTTCGCGCCGCGGTGTCCGCTCGCCCAGGAGAGCTGCACGACGCAGTCTCCTCCGCTGGTGGATACCAGCGCTAATGGTCACCCTTCGACAGGCTCAGGAGATCACCTGTCCAGGTGTTTCTTCCCAGGGGACGTCACCGCGAGCCTGTGGGGAGAGGCGCTGGCGCGTGTGGAGAAGACGCAGGAGCAGGATCGGGGGCCGGTGCTCAACATCGAGGGACTTCGCAAGTTCTACGGCGGCGGGCGCAAGAAGTACATACTGTTTGGCCCTCCGGTCGCCAGGCCCGTCCGTGCCCTGGTGGACGTTGACATGAAGGTGGGCAGCGGCAGGACAATCGGAATCGTCGGCGAAAGCGGCTCAGGAAAGAGCACGGCCGCCAGGGCTATTGTTGGACTTGAGCCGAAAGACCGAGGTTCGCTCGAACTGCACGGCGAGGACCTCGAAGGTAACGTGCATGATCGCACCGAGGACCAGCGCTCCGCGATGCGCATGGTTTTCCAGAACCCGACGGCGTCGCTCAATCCGAAGCTACCAGTCGGGCACGCCATAGTCAGGGCGCTGCGAAAGTTTGCCGGAGTGAACAAACAGGAGAGCACCCAGCGTGCAGAAGAGCTGATGGAGGCCGTCGGTCTCGATCCGACGTTCCTGGACCGCCAGCCGACGGAGCTTAGCGGCGGTCAGCAACAGCGGGTGGCGCTGGCGAGCGCGTTCGCGGCGAACCCAGACCTGGTCGTCGCAGACGAAGCCGTGTCGGCGCTGGACGTATCGGTCCAGGCACAGGTGCTCAACCTGCTGGAGGACCACCAGCGCGAGACGGGCAACTCGTACGTATTCATCACCCACGATCTCGGCGTGGTGCGGTACATCTCAGATGACATTCTTGTGCTGTACGCGGGTCACGTAGCCGAGTATGGTCCGTCACAGGCCGTGCTGAGCGTGCCATCGCACCCCTACACCGAGGCGCTGCTTTCGGCGGCGCCAGTACCCGACCCTGACGCCGAGCCGACCCACATCAGGCTCGAAGGATCAGTGCCTACGCTACGCGGGGCGTTCACAGGGTGTTTCTTCGCAGGAAGATGCCCGAGAAAGATCGGGGATATCTGCGACACAACGCCGCCTCCGACTCAGAACGGGCCAGGGGGCGACAATCACTTTATCAATTGCCATATCCCCATATCGGAACTG